The Aggregicoccus sp. 17bor-14 genome includes a region encoding these proteins:
- a CDS encoding serine/threonine-protein kinase translates to MSTQACPHCQAPHDVAHAPRGQRLLCSCGTAFEVSSASTNERAPRNVVRAAVSTVHDRNTVVPEGSVARAPRVTPRPVGPAPGPAAAAAVHGVDGASFDGTFVPGSAPVLPGYQLLQVLGRGGMGEVWLARQESLGRTVAVKLLPPKLAQDPEFVTRFDKEATALAALSHPHIVQIIDRGRAGEHYYFVMEYVEGRSLREVMGRLAPLEALRIVLQVARAVQCAHEEGIVHRDLKPENILLDSRGHAKVADFGLAGIQLPGARLQVTATSVAMGTLNYMAPEQRRDAKHVDGRADLFSLGVVLYELLTGELPVGRFRLPSERNPELDPRVDAVVARMLENEPEARYPSAAEACAALEVLTGSSPSGAVVLHVASGAAVPAAGSSVAAGLRVGWRGVRRGLSVVGGLVVLGLIVRAVVGPVSLHVDGKDGKQVVIGAQGVHVKPGPKGFPPNTNAELFVAADAKALEAGRSQLGLRFDAQGTEELNLWAGSWKVQGGQLSVQQAGSESDGGRLVPRAYLAHRYYSSDDFSAQVLMDVQPLGPQFAVEEDAQHFGELAFRIKDLQVSAFAIPGVGMRLSWRYLGPDGEEIVGNSAQDLEDLVEDEMPVPREGPYLVRLQLERRKNGVEAQAFLNNQRYARKFLPGLQGRVAKVALGCRNQACTFDDLQIKGTELPRPRKKISDAPAE, encoded by the coding sequence ATGAGCACCCAGGCCTGCCCGCACTGTCAGGCGCCGCACGACGTGGCGCACGCGCCTCGCGGCCAGCGCCTGCTGTGCAGCTGCGGGACGGCCTTCGAGGTGAGCTCCGCGAGCACGAATGAACGGGCTCCGCGCAACGTGGTGCGGGCCGCCGTGAGCACGGTGCACGATCGCAACACGGTGGTGCCCGAGGGCAGCGTCGCCCGCGCGCCCCGCGTGACGCCCCGGCCCGTGGGCCCGGCTCCGGGGCCCGCGGCTGCGGCGGCGGTGCACGGGGTGGACGGCGCCTCGTTCGACGGCACCTTCGTGCCGGGCAGTGCGCCGGTGCTCCCCGGCTACCAGCTGCTCCAGGTGCTGGGGCGCGGCGGGATGGGCGAGGTGTGGCTCGCGCGCCAGGAGTCGCTCGGGCGCACGGTGGCGGTGAAGCTCCTGCCGCCCAAGCTCGCGCAGGACCCCGAGTTCGTCACCCGCTTCGACAAGGAGGCCACGGCGCTCGCGGCGCTCAGCCACCCGCACATCGTGCAGATCATCGACCGCGGCCGCGCGGGCGAGCACTACTACTTCGTCATGGAGTACGTGGAGGGCCGCTCGCTGCGCGAGGTGATGGGCCGGCTCGCTCCGCTCGAGGCGCTGCGCATCGTGCTGCAGGTGGCGCGCGCGGTGCAGTGCGCGCACGAGGAGGGGATCGTCCACCGCGACCTCAAGCCGGAGAACATCCTCCTCGACTCGCGCGGCCACGCGAAGGTGGCGGACTTCGGGCTCGCCGGCATCCAGCTGCCCGGCGCGCGCCTGCAGGTCACCGCGACCTCGGTGGCCATGGGCACGCTCAACTACATGGCGCCCGAGCAGCGCCGCGACGCGAAGCACGTGGACGGGCGCGCGGACCTGTTCTCGCTCGGCGTGGTGCTCTACGAGCTGCTCACCGGGGAGCTCCCCGTGGGCCGCTTCCGCCTGCCCTCCGAGCGCAACCCCGAGCTGGACCCGCGCGTGGACGCGGTGGTCGCGCGCATGCTCGAGAACGAGCCCGAGGCGCGCTACCCGAGCGCTGCCGAGGCCTGCGCCGCGCTGGAGGTCCTCACGGGGAGCAGCCCCTCCGGCGCGGTGGTGCTGCATGTGGCCAGCGGCGCGGCCGTTCCTGCCGCGGGCTCCTCCGTCGCCGCGGGGCTTCGCGTGGGCTGGCGCGGGGTGCGGCGCGGCCTCTCGGTCGTCGGTGGGCTCGTGGTGCTCGGGCTCATCGTGCGCGCGGTGGTCGGGCCGGTCAGCCTCCACGTGGATGGCAAGGACGGCAAGCAGGTGGTCATCGGGGCGCAGGGCGTGCACGTGAAGCCCGGCCCCAAGGGCTTTCCCCCCAACACCAACGCCGAGCTCTTCGTCGCGGCGGACGCGAAGGCGCTCGAGGCGGGGCGCTCGCAGCTGGGCCTGCGCTTCGATGCGCAGGGCACCGAGGAGCTCAACCTCTGGGCGGGCAGCTGGAAGGTGCAGGGCGGGCAGCTCAGCGTGCAGCAGGCGGGCAGCGAGAGCGACGGCGGGCGCCTGGTGCCGCGCGCCTACCTCGCGCACCGCTACTACAGCAGCGACGACTTCAGCGCCCAGGTGCTGATGGACGTGCAGCCCCTGGGGCCCCAGTTCGCGGTCGAGGAGGATGCCCAGCACTTCGGCGAGCTGGCCTTCCGCATCAAGGATCTGCAGGTCTCCGCCTTCGCCATCCCCGGCGTGGGCATGCGCCTGTCGTGGCGCTACCTCGGCCCGGACGGCGAGGAGATCGTGGGCAACAGCGCGCAGGATCTCGAGGACCTCGTCGAGGACGAGATGCCCGTGCCTCGCGAGGGGCCCTACCTCGTGCGCCTGCAGCTCGAGCGGCGCAAGAACGGGGTCGAGGCCCAGGCCTTCCTCAACAACCAGCGCTACGCCCGCAAGTTCCTCCCCGGGCTCCAGGGGCGCGTGGCGAAGGTCGCGCTGGGCTGCCGCAACCAGGCCTGCACCTTCGACGATCTACAGATCAAGGGAACCGAGCTTCCCCGCCCGCGGAAGAAGATCTCCGACGCGCCCGCGGAGTGA
- a CDS encoding adenylate/guanylate cyclase domain-containing protein translates to MPQPASTPADRGAPASGPRLTGTFADGQRGDFALDQPRVTLGRHPSNTLRLVDREVSKEHALIEREGADFVLRDLNSSNGTFVNGRRVVRELRLRDGDEISLGSCRLVFRAGEERPGRAAPGVTVVASAASAPAFLAQMDPVPQNFRPAEELTDVAALRRDYEKLRIAHEFHRQVSLRGKQDDLFEQILAVAFQLLAADNGVIFTLEGAEGEPRFRPVVARNRQGGQAEVVLSDTVLRRVAESRRAVLTADAILDERFSAAESIVAQGIRSAMAVPLLSNGSVKAVLFLDTRQRINAFSEKDLAILSGIAAQAGIALENTALAEQVRAEALTRAELSRFLSRAVADAVIQGKIEDLRQSRLAEVSCLFADIRSFTTLAEDESPQDTVEMLNDFFTAMAQVVFRHEGNLDKFIGDCVMAVWGPPSSHPDDASRALRAALEMQDAVEELNQRRVAQGKKPIGVGIGVNTGQAVVGYMGSAERHEFTAIGDTVNTASRLCGLAAAGEVLAAESTVDRAGAGFRTEALPVLQVKGKGRGVPTFRIRGLA, encoded by the coding sequence ATGCCGCAGCCTGCCAGCACTCCCGCAGACCGCGGCGCCCCTGCGTCCGGACCCCGGCTCACGGGCACCTTCGCGGACGGACAGCGCGGCGACTTCGCGCTGGATCAGCCCCGGGTGACGCTGGGGCGCCACCCGTCCAACACCCTGCGCCTGGTGGACCGCGAGGTCTCCAAGGAGCACGCGCTCATCGAGCGCGAGGGCGCGGACTTCGTGCTGCGCGACCTGAACTCCTCCAACGGCACCTTCGTCAACGGCCGGCGCGTGGTGCGCGAGCTGCGGCTGCGCGACGGAGACGAGATCTCCCTGGGCAGCTGCCGGCTCGTGTTCCGCGCCGGCGAGGAGCGCCCCGGGCGCGCCGCCCCCGGCGTCACGGTGGTGGCCTCGGCCGCGAGCGCGCCCGCCTTCCTCGCGCAGATGGACCCGGTGCCGCAGAACTTCCGCCCCGCCGAGGAGCTGACGGACGTGGCGGCGCTGCGGCGCGACTACGAGAAGCTGCGCATCGCGCACGAGTTCCACCGCCAGGTGAGCCTGCGCGGCAAGCAGGACGATCTCTTCGAGCAGATCCTCGCCGTGGCCTTCCAGCTGCTCGCCGCGGACAACGGCGTCATCTTCACCCTGGAAGGGGCGGAGGGCGAGCCGCGCTTCCGCCCCGTGGTGGCGCGCAACCGCCAGGGCGGCCAGGCCGAGGTGGTGCTCAGCGACACCGTGCTGCGGCGCGTGGCGGAGAGCCGCCGCGCGGTGCTCACCGCGGACGCCATCCTGGACGAGCGCTTCAGCGCCGCCGAGAGCATCGTCGCGCAGGGCATCCGCTCCGCCATGGCGGTGCCGCTGCTGTCGAACGGCAGCGTGAAGGCGGTGCTCTTCCTCGACACGCGCCAGCGCATCAACGCCTTCAGCGAGAAGGACCTCGCCATCCTCTCGGGCATCGCCGCGCAGGCGGGCATCGCGCTGGAGAATACGGCGCTCGCCGAGCAGGTGCGCGCCGAGGCGCTCACCCGCGCCGAGCTCAGCCGCTTCCTCTCGCGCGCGGTCGCGGACGCGGTCATCCAGGGGAAGATCGAGGACCTGCGCCAGAGCCGGCTCGCGGAGGTGAGCTGCCTCTTCGCGGACATCCGCAGCTTCACCACGCTCGCGGAGGACGAGTCGCCCCAGGACACGGTGGAGATGCTCAACGACTTCTTCACCGCCATGGCCCAGGTGGTGTTCCGCCACGAGGGCAACCTGGACAAGTTCATCGGCGACTGCGTGATGGCCGTGTGGGGGCCGCCCTCGAGCCACCCGGACGACGCCTCGCGCGCGCTGCGCGCCGCGCTGGAGATGCAGGACGCGGTGGAGGAGCTGAACCAGCGCCGCGTGGCCCAGGGCAAGAAGCCCATCGGCGTGGGTATCGGCGTGAACACCGGTCAGGCGGTCGTGGGCTACATGGGTAGCGCCGAGCGCCACGAGTTCACGGCCATTGGCGACACCGTCAACACCGCGAGCCGCCTGTGCGGGCTCGCCGCCGCGGGCGAGGTGCTCGCGGCCGAGTCCACCGTGGACAGGGCCGGCGCGGGCTTCCGGACCGAGGCGCTGCCGGTGCTGCAGGTGAAGGGCAAGGGCAGGGGCGTCCCCACCTTCCGCATCCGCGGGCTCGCATGA
- a CDS encoding polymer-forming cytoskeletal protein: MNIRARVLSAALVLSSTGALAQSAPPPAAPAAAAASSPKIEVSFRGSLRDALKKIAETGGLNLVVTGDLDRPAEVHLKNVSAEQALRTVARAYNLKMDADEGIYTLRPMTDAEIAARPAAPVPPAAPAAPEAPKAPQPPEATAEAGNVGDEAVSPEEVRERVREQAKRVRRHGRDDNDVVARGQSLTVNKDQAVNSAVVYNGTLTVDGTVEDDAVVFGGNMEVTGHIEGDATAFGGNIILKPGATVDGDVASFGGTVTRSEGANVGGSSESFGGNRIGKEVALGIKEALGDHKVERHDDADSDEHEEHDSDRHPMGSFAGFLLSFAVMFGLGLLLMLFAPARMKEIEAEIKRDPVKNGLVGLLGVIALIPLTVVLCITLIGIPVAFALWVLAFLGLLMGVTAFANEIGLRIPVLRGRKTQAAVLALGLLPMMLLFKIPVLGAIAFALVAFISAGAVIRTRLGHRGGGRGIPEPIIPSPSAL; this comes from the coding sequence ATGAACATCCGAGCTCGCGTCCTCTCTGCTGCTCTCGTCCTCTCCTCCACCGGTGCGCTCGCCCAGAGCGCCCCGCCCCCGGCCGCCCCTGCGGCGGCCGCGGCCTCCAGCCCCAAGATCGAGGTGAGCTTCCGGGGCTCGCTGCGCGATGCCCTCAAGAAGATCGCCGAGACGGGCGGCCTCAACCTGGTCGTCACCGGGGACCTGGACCGCCCGGCCGAGGTCCACCTCAAGAACGTGAGCGCCGAGCAGGCGCTGCGCACGGTGGCCCGCGCCTACAACCTCAAGATGGACGCGGACGAGGGCATCTACACGCTGCGTCCCATGACGGACGCGGAGATCGCCGCCCGCCCTGCCGCCCCCGTGCCCCCGGCCGCGCCGGCGGCCCCCGAGGCGCCCAAGGCTCCGCAGCCGCCCGAGGCCACTGCGGAGGCGGGCAACGTGGGTGACGAGGCGGTCAGCCCCGAGGAGGTGCGCGAGCGGGTGCGCGAGCAGGCGAAGCGCGTGCGCCGCCACGGCCGCGACGACAACGACGTGGTGGCGCGCGGTCAGTCGCTCACCGTGAACAAGGACCAGGCGGTCAACAGCGCCGTCGTCTACAACGGCACGCTCACCGTGGACGGCACCGTGGAGGACGACGCGGTCGTCTTCGGCGGGAACATGGAGGTCACCGGGCACATCGAGGGCGATGCCACGGCCTTCGGCGGCAACATCATCCTCAAGCCGGGCGCCACGGTGGACGGCGACGTGGCCTCCTTCGGTGGCACGGTGACGCGCAGCGAGGGTGCCAACGTCGGCGGCAGCAGCGAGTCCTTCGGCGGCAACCGCATCGGCAAGGAGGTGGCGCTCGGCATCAAGGAGGCGCTGGGTGACCACAAGGTCGAGCGGCACGACGACGCGGACTCCGACGAGCACGAGGAGCACGACTCGGACCGCCACCCGATGGGCAGCTTCGCCGGCTTCCTGCTCTCCTTCGCGGTGATGTTCGGGCTCGGCCTGCTCCTGATGCTCTTCGCCCCGGCGCGGATGAAGGAGATCGAGGCGGAGATCAAGCGCGACCCGGTGAAGAACGGCCTCGTCGGCCTGCTCGGGGTCATCGCCCTCATCCCGCTGACGGTGGTGCTGTGCATCACGCTCATCGGCATCCCGGTCGCCTTCGCGCTCTGGGTGCTCGCCTTCCTCGGGCTGCTCATGGGGGTCACCGCCTTCGCCAACGAGATCGGCCTGCGCATCCCGGTGCTGCGCGGCCGCAAGACCCAGGCTGCGGTGCTCGCCCTGGGGCTGCTGCCGATGATGCTGCTCTTCAAGATTCCGGTGCTCGGCGCCATCGCCTTCGCCCTGGTCGCCTTCATCTCGGCCGGCGCGGTCATCCGCACCCGGCTCGGCCACCGCGGAGGAGGCCGCGGGATTCCGGAGCCCATCATCCCCTCGCCCAGCGCGCTGTAG
- the treZ gene encoding malto-oligosyltrehalose trehalohydrolase, producing MQKATAERARAAVPALGGWSEPGRLCWRVWAPGHQKVEVVLHGADGKAVLKLPMRPEGTKDAGAGAAGYFYAELAGGQPGQLYKLEVDGLGPFPDPWSRSQPMGVHGPSQVVTADFAWTDAGWKGLPADALVIYEVHVGTATPEGTFQALIPRLAALRSLGVNTLELMPLASFPGKHNWGYDGVELFAPLAAYGGPEGLRRLVDAAHAAGLAVLIDAVYNHFGPDGNYLSCYSPHYFTGRHHTPWGDAVNYDGEQSAPVRELVLRNVEMWIRDFHADGLRLDAAHAIIDDGKPHLLEEIVERARRAGEGREVVIIAEDERNEQRLVTPRERGGLGLDGVWADDFHHQMRRLFAGDSEGYYQDYTGSTEDLAATLRKGWFYEGQQSKNLGHARGTPASGLEPYHFVHCIQNHDQVGNRADGARLGEHVSPAAYRAMSGVLLLSPYTPLLFMGQEWNASTPFLYFTDHNEELGRLVTEGRRKEFAGFKNFVGTEVPDPQSLETFRRSVLRWDEAKEPPHAGVLALYRELLSLRAEEPALQRRTRDSFDAKALGPTAFLLERHAGDARLTLVVNVRGPLDWAAPPGARLVLHTEEPRFGGTTEASPLRDGRLQLEGPAAVLLRG from the coding sequence GTGCAGAAGGCGACGGCAGAGAGGGCGCGCGCGGCGGTGCCCGCGCTGGGCGGGTGGAGCGAGCCGGGGCGGCTGTGCTGGCGCGTGTGGGCGCCCGGGCACCAGAAGGTCGAGGTGGTGCTGCACGGGGCGGACGGCAAGGCAGTGCTGAAGCTGCCCATGCGGCCCGAAGGCACCAAAGACGCCGGAGCCGGGGCGGCCGGCTACTTCTACGCGGAGCTCGCCGGCGGACAGCCCGGGCAGCTGTACAAGCTGGAGGTGGACGGGCTGGGGCCCTTTCCGGACCCGTGGTCGCGCTCGCAGCCGATGGGGGTGCACGGCCCCTCCCAGGTGGTGACGGCGGACTTCGCGTGGACGGATGCGGGCTGGAAGGGGCTGCCGGCGGACGCGCTCGTCATCTACGAGGTGCACGTGGGCACCGCGACGCCCGAGGGCACCTTCCAGGCGCTCATCCCGCGGCTCGCGGCCCTGCGCTCGCTGGGCGTGAACACGCTCGAGCTGATGCCGCTCGCGAGCTTCCCGGGGAAGCACAACTGGGGCTACGACGGGGTGGAGCTCTTCGCGCCGCTCGCGGCGTACGGGGGGCCGGAGGGCCTGCGGAGGCTCGTGGATGCAGCGCACGCGGCGGGGCTCGCGGTGCTGATCGACGCCGTCTACAACCACTTCGGTCCGGACGGGAACTACCTCAGCTGCTACTCGCCGCACTACTTCACCGGGCGCCACCACACGCCGTGGGGCGACGCGGTGAACTACGACGGCGAGCAGAGCGCGCCGGTGCGCGAGCTCGTGCTGCGCAACGTGGAGATGTGGATCCGCGACTTCCATGCGGATGGGCTGCGGCTCGACGCCGCGCACGCGATCATCGACGACGGCAAGCCCCACCTGCTGGAGGAGATCGTCGAGCGCGCGCGCCGGGCAGGGGAGGGGCGCGAGGTGGTGATCATCGCGGAGGACGAGCGCAACGAGCAGCGGCTCGTCACCCCGCGCGAGCGCGGCGGCCTGGGGCTGGACGGAGTCTGGGCGGATGACTTCCACCACCAGATGCGCCGGCTCTTCGCGGGCGACAGCGAGGGCTACTACCAGGACTACACGGGCAGCACCGAGGACCTCGCGGCCACCCTGCGCAAGGGCTGGTTCTACGAGGGGCAGCAGTCGAAGAACCTGGGCCATGCGCGCGGCACGCCGGCCTCGGGGCTCGAGCCCTACCACTTCGTGCACTGCATCCAGAACCACGACCAGGTGGGCAACCGCGCGGACGGGGCGCGCCTCGGCGAGCACGTGTCGCCCGCGGCCTACCGCGCGATGAGCGGCGTGCTCCTGCTCAGCCCCTACACGCCCCTGCTCTTCATGGGGCAGGAGTGGAACGCGAGCACGCCCTTCCTCTACTTCACGGACCACAACGAGGAGCTGGGGCGGCTCGTCACCGAGGGGCGGCGCAAGGAGTTCGCGGGGTTCAAGAACTTCGTCGGGACCGAGGTGCCGGACCCGCAGTCGCTGGAGACCTTCCGCCGCTCGGTGCTGCGCTGGGACGAAGCGAAGGAGCCCCCGCACGCGGGCGTGCTCGCGCTCTACCGGGAGCTCTTGAGCCTGCGCGCCGAGGAGCCCGCGCTGCAGCGCCGCACGCGCGACAGCTTCGACGCGAAGGCGCTCGGCCCCACGGCCTTCCTGCTCGAGCGGCACGCGGGAGACGCGCGCCTCACGCTCGTCGTGAACGTGCGCGGGCCGCTCGACTGGGCGGCGCCCCCAGGCGCACGGCTCGTCCTGCACACGGAGGAGCCGCGCTTCGGAGGCACCACCGAGGCCTCACCCCTGCGCGACGGCCGCCTTCAGCTCGAAGGCCCCGCGGCCGTGCTCCTGCGAGGCTGA
- a CDS encoding (2Fe-2S)-binding protein, whose translation MRRLSDATVQGRAITLELEGEAVPAVEGEPLACALAAAGRGAFTCGPGAGARRGAFCFSATCAQCLLRVDGVPNVFACRTPARLGMRLEWQLQCAPTREALLGAFDWLMPQGLLAGAPLTDAALASVVTELASLGLRPDREPPPLLPARELRTRVAVAGGGAAGLAAAAVLGAHGVPFLLFEREPHVGGRLRHGPPEPGAPRIIDPGELPTSALRRSSAVLALQQDAAGRYLLVLGLEPMGVRVTKVYAERFLLAVGGPPARLDFPGSTLPGVYAARALSRLVRLHGLVPETAAFVGWGPELYGAARLCAEHGTEVRAVVDLRGPPPPDAPFRSRIGREPEALGAEAVEAFAFTAEGAGRQRFPCGTVGVAVPPLPALELAVQGGARVRSEGEGRPRAIEADDEGRTAAADVRVAGDMVGCVSTLEAAHGGERAAEGILRDLR comes from the coding sequence ATGCGCCGCCTCTCCGATGCCACCGTGCAGGGCCGGGCCATCACCCTCGAGCTCGAGGGCGAGGCGGTGCCCGCCGTGGAGGGAGAACCCCTGGCGTGCGCGCTCGCCGCCGCCGGCCGAGGCGCCTTCACCTGTGGGCCCGGTGCTGGAGCTCGCCGCGGCGCCTTCTGCTTCAGCGCGACGTGCGCGCAGTGCCTCCTGCGGGTGGATGGCGTGCCGAACGTCTTCGCCTGCCGCACCCCCGCGCGGTTGGGGATGCGCCTGGAGTGGCAGCTGCAGTGCGCGCCGACGCGCGAGGCGCTGCTCGGTGCCTTTGACTGGCTCATGCCGCAGGGGCTGCTCGCCGGTGCGCCGCTCACCGACGCGGCGCTGGCCAGCGTGGTGACGGAGCTCGCGAGCCTCGGGTTGCGGCCCGACCGCGAGCCTCCGCCGCTGCTGCCCGCGCGCGAACTGCGCACGCGCGTGGCGGTGGCCGGAGGTGGTGCAGCGGGGCTCGCCGCCGCGGCCGTGCTGGGAGCGCACGGCGTCCCCTTCCTCCTCTTCGAGCGCGAGCCGCACGTGGGGGGCCGGCTTCGCCACGGCCCGCCCGAGCCGGGGGCCCCCCGCATCATCGACCCGGGAGAGCTGCCCACCTCTGCCCTGCGGCGCAGCTCCGCGGTGCTCGCGCTGCAGCAGGATGCGGCGGGGCGCTACCTGCTGGTGCTCGGGCTCGAGCCCATGGGGGTGCGCGTGACGAAGGTGTACGCGGAGCGCTTCCTGCTTGCGGTGGGAGGTCCGCCGGCGCGGCTCGACTTCCCCGGGAGCACGCTGCCCGGGGTGTACGCGGCGCGTGCGCTGAGCCGGCTCGTGCGCCTGCACGGACTGGTGCCCGAGACCGCGGCCTTCGTCGGCTGGGGGCCGGAGCTCTACGGCGCGGCGCGGCTGTGCGCCGAGCACGGCACCGAGGTTCGCGCGGTGGTGGACCTCCGCGGGCCGCCTCCACCGGATGCTCCTTTCAGGTCCCGCATCGGACGCGAGCCGGAGGCGCTCGGCGCCGAGGCGGTCGAAGCCTTCGCGTTCACGGCCGAGGGCGCGGGTCGGCAGAGGTTCCCGTGCGGCACCGTCGGGGTCGCGGTGCCGCCCCTGCCCGCGCTCGAGCTCGCGGTCCAGGGAGGGGCGCGCGTGCGCTCCGAAGGCGAAGGGCGCCCACGCGCCATCGAAGCGGACGACGAGGGACGAACTGCCGCCGCGGACGTGCGCGTGGCCGGAGACATGGTGGGTTGCGTGAGCACCCTCGAAGCAGCGCACGGCGGCGAACGTGCAGCCGAGGGTATTCTCCGGGACCTGCGCTGA
- a CDS encoding sigma-70 family RNA polymerase sigma factor, whose translation MLGMLMSEAAPSLPWQADVRAARRGDSSAFESLVRSVQRPVYGLALRLLSNEAEAAEVAQEAFLRAYQNLHRYDDARPFDLWVMAIVRNLCLDLLRRRTKVRTEELEPMKEVLGSGEPSLEQGAIDREERRSLESAMATLSADDREVLALYYVQKRTTKEIAQVLGVAPGTIMARLFRAREKLRKKMTPEELS comes from the coding sequence ATGCTGGGGATGCTCATGTCTGAGGCTGCCCCCTCGCTCCCCTGGCAGGCAGACGTCCGGGCAGCGCGCCGGGGCGACTCGTCGGCCTTCGAGTCCCTCGTCCGCAGCGTGCAGCGCCCGGTCTACGGCCTGGCGCTGCGGCTGCTGAGCAACGAGGCCGAGGCGGCGGAGGTGGCGCAGGAGGCCTTCCTGCGGGCCTACCAGAACCTGCACCGCTACGACGATGCGCGGCCCTTCGATCTCTGGGTCATGGCCATCGTCCGCAACCTCTGCCTCGACCTGCTGCGCCGCCGCACCAAGGTGCGCACCGAGGAGCTGGAGCCCATGAAGGAGGTGCTCGGCAGCGGCGAGCCCTCGCTCGAGCAGGGCGCCATCGACCGCGAGGAGCGCCGCTCGCTCGAGAGCGCCATGGCGACGCTGTCCGCGGACGACCGCGAGGTGCTCGCCCTCTACTACGTGCAGAAGCGCACCACGAAGGAGATCGCGCAGGTGCTGGGCGTTGCCCCCGGCACCATCATGGCGCGGCTCTTCCGGGCCCGCGAGAAGCTGCGCAAGAAGATGACTCCGGAGGAGCTGTCATGA
- the truD gene encoding tRNA pseudouridine(13) synthase TruD — MRIKQKPEDFSVKESYRFDEVAGGRFRVYLMDKQKLSTFDAADRIRERFGLKPGVISYCGLKDKQGRTEQLIAVDGADVDIQEPDLRLKYLGRTDAALSARNITSNRFSVTVRDLSPEDLGPLNVAAAEVNRLGVVNYFDSQRFGSLKHGQGFIAKDLIRGDYETALKNYLAKPSELDRSEDAKVKQFWRDNWGKWTARVPFEGSGKYFRVLKSLRDKPNDYLKAFLQIDSAYRAMLLFTYQSFLWNEGVRRLLQLTLPREKLFPLRYQAGTLLFHRDADADTLRMLRDATFPLLSPTSDLSKLSPQMREAVEWSLGKEKLKLQDLVVKDAPKLLYFKHEERPILSFPHKLVLGRPQADEVNRGQTKVNVAFTLPPGAYATLVVKRLFHFGYRDDTPEEIRNTSRGIVKREDFLPPEEAAAFAAARAAAEGGRSAPARGSSARLSPTRGAAPSVRSGAPSRTSAAPRAAASAQTAALAARAPAAPAETPAREEPKGFRDVMRTKKAAKRQAQQETAKRLESRRKK, encoded by the coding sequence GTGCGAATCAAGCAAAAGCCCGAGGACTTCAGCGTCAAGGAGTCCTACCGTTTCGACGAGGTGGCCGGCGGCCGCTTCCGCGTCTACCTCATGGACAAGCAGAAGCTGTCCACCTTCGATGCGGCGGACCGCATCCGCGAGCGCTTCGGGCTCAAGCCGGGCGTCATCAGCTACTGCGGCCTCAAGGACAAGCAGGGGCGCACCGAGCAGCTCATCGCCGTGGACGGCGCGGACGTGGACATCCAGGAGCCGGATCTGCGCCTGAAGTACCTGGGCCGCACCGACGCCGCCCTCAGCGCGCGCAACATCACGTCCAACCGCTTCTCCGTCACCGTGCGCGACCTGTCCCCCGAGGACCTGGGCCCGCTCAACGTGGCGGCCGCCGAGGTCAACCGCCTGGGCGTGGTGAACTACTTCGACAGCCAGCGCTTCGGCTCGCTCAAGCACGGCCAGGGCTTCATCGCCAAGGATCTCATCCGCGGCGACTACGAGACGGCGCTCAAGAACTACCTCGCCAAGCCCAGTGAGCTGGACCGCAGCGAGGACGCGAAGGTGAAGCAGTTCTGGCGCGACAACTGGGGCAAGTGGACGGCGCGCGTGCCCTTCGAGGGCAGCGGCAAGTACTTCCGCGTCCTCAAGTCGCTGCGCGACAAGCCCAACGACTACCTCAAGGCCTTCCTGCAGATCGACTCGGCGTACCGGGCGATGCTGCTCTTCACCTACCAGAGCTTCCTCTGGAACGAGGGCGTGCGCCGGCTGCTGCAGCTCACCCTGCCGCGCGAGAAGCTCTTCCCCCTGCGCTACCAGGCGGGCACCCTGCTCTTCCACCGCGACGCGGACGCGGACACGCTGCGCATGCTGCGCGACGCGACCTTCCCCCTGCTCTCGCCCACCTCGGACCTGAGCAAGCTCAGCCCGCAGATGCGCGAGGCGGTGGAGTGGAGCCTGGGCAAGGAGAAGCTCAAGCTGCAGGACCTGGTGGTGAAGGACGCGCCCAAGCTCCTGTACTTCAAGCACGAGGAGCGCCCCATCCTCTCCTTCCCGCACAAGCTGGTGCTGGGCCGCCCCCAGGCGGACGAGGTGAACCGCGGGCAGACGAAGGTCAACGTGGCCTTCACCCTGCCCCCCGGCGCCTACGCCACGCTGGTCGTGAAGCGGCTCTTCCACTTCGGCTACCGCGACGACACCCCGGAGGAGATCCGCAACACCTCGCGCGGCATCGTGAAGCGCGAGGACTTCCTCCCGCCCGAGGAGGCCGCCGCCTTCGCCGCGGCCCGTGCCGCCGCCGAGGGCGGACGCAGCGCCCCTGCACGGGGGAGCTCCGCGCGCCTCTCTCCCACCCGCGGGGCGGCGCCCTCCGTGCGCTCGGGCGCACCTTCCCGCACCTCCGCCGCCCCCCGCGCCGCAGCCAGCGCCCAGACCGCGGCGCTCGCGGCCCGGGCCCCCGCAGCGCCTGCCGAGACGCCGGCCCGCGAGGAGCCCAAGGGCTTCCGGGACGTGATGCGGACGAAGAAGGCGGCGAAGCGCCAGGCCCAGCAGGAGACGGCCAAGCGTCTGGAATCACGCCGGAAAAAGTAG